A genome region from Pseudoalteromonas tetraodonis includes the following:
- a CDS encoding PilN domain-containing protein → MPHINLLPWRELQREQSKKKFITLLMAVVIVCFAGMYMLSVFYGALKEGQTLKNNYLSSEITTLDNKIRDIRDLDKKKENLQQRMRLIEELQSSRNLGTQIMDEVAKIVPAGVYLTKLERKGNQIHVLGKSESNNRLSTMLRQVQSSYLLERPTMQGIVAGDQSSRLLSDFNMEFYVKPFGKIGEVRNEP, encoded by the coding sequence ATGCCACATATAAATTTATTACCTTGGCGTGAGCTACAGCGTGAGCAGTCTAAAAAGAAATTTATAACACTTCTTATGGCTGTGGTTATCGTCTGTTTTGCTGGTATGTATATGCTGAGTGTGTTTTATGGTGCTCTAAAAGAAGGGCAAACGTTAAAAAATAATTATCTTAGTTCAGAAATTACAACGCTCGACAATAAAATTCGCGACATACGTGATCTAGACAAGAAAAAAGAAAACTTACAACAACGTATGCGTTTAATTGAAGAGTTACAAAGTAGCCGTAATTTAGGCACCCAAATAATGGATGAAGTGGCAAAAATAGTGCCTGCAGGGGTTTATTTAACCAAGCTGGAGCGCAAAGGTAATCAAATTCATGTGTTAGGCAAAAGTGAGTCTAATAATCGTTTATCTACTATGCTCAGACAGGTACAAAGCTCTTACTTATTAGAGCGCCCGACTATGCAAGGTATTGTTGCCGGCGATCAATCTTCACGTTTACTCAGCGATTTTAATATGGAGTTTTACGTAAAACCATTTGGCAAAATAGGTGAGGTACGTAATGAACCTTGA
- the metL gene encoding bifunctional aspartate kinase/homoserine dehydrogenase II has protein sequence MVNQVHKFGGSSLSSADRFKSVANIILTHAQAGDCVVVSAAGKTTDTLVKLWQSYQQQDTQAIADIVLLLSNHQIALIEQLLIANAKHHALDLLETELSIITKQAKQGTLAEAALLAHGELWSARLLSAYLEQLNVSACAHDARQLFTLDAGQLQHANNQQQCLKAIQTSKINVVTGFIAADLHGETVTLGRNGSDYSATLLARYCNAKKVSIWTDTQGVFSTDPRKVANAVKYARVCRDQANLLARLGNPVLHAKTLSPLKDTDIELVVRSSYDPQGSHTEIVKLGMSKQKRFLTTVNNVDLLIVDDLSEGEVAHVSQLIQHSLHHFEHEGEIYLLVPASATHQVANYFAGRANISESNLNGVAIIAPDQEVAPLGKQSEALLQTQSIQPRFTHYGEGYTLLLTDQVLESDVLSLLHDKLINKAQEIALIIAGLGNVGAEFMRQLPAQLARLSTDFNVKLVALLRSEQMLVNANGLDCESWQLQWENHASSYRQADLLSYIDTLEYEHKIVIDITASEHFSQLYSKLAELNCHLISANKYAGTASLSWYQTLRESLAQRGLHWRYNASVGAGLPINFALADLQNSGDKITRIEGVFSGTLSWLCSMYDGSKAFSDLVLEAQALGFTEPDPREDLSGRDMQRKLLILARELGIELELDDISLSALMPDELSAGSWNDFIDNKARLDAFIEQHAQAAQQQNAALCYTGLLEFENNTLNAKVGITYVPKSEAVANLTPGDNIFVINTQWYNQNALVIQGPGAGKEVTAAGVHSDLYWLVQNIS, from the coding sequence ATGGTAAATCAGGTTCATAAATTTGGTGGTTCGAGTTTAAGCTCAGCGGATCGCTTTAAAAGTGTCGCAAATATTATTTTAACTCATGCTCAAGCTGGGGATTGTGTGGTGGTATCGGCTGCCGGTAAAACCACCGATACCTTAGTTAAACTGTGGCAAAGCTATCAACAGCAAGACACTCAAGCTATTGCTGATATTGTATTGCTATTGAGTAACCATCAAATAGCTCTGATTGAGCAATTATTAATAGCTAACGCTAAGCACCATGCGCTTGATTTACTTGAAACTGAGCTCAGTATTATTACCAAGCAGGCTAAGCAAGGAACATTAGCTGAAGCTGCGTTATTAGCACATGGTGAATTGTGGTCTGCAAGGTTACTAAGCGCTTACTTAGAACAGCTTAACGTTAGCGCTTGTGCCCATGACGCTAGGCAGTTATTTACGTTAGATGCCGGACAGCTGCAGCATGCTAATAATCAGCAGCAGTGCTTAAAAGCCATACAGACGAGTAAAATTAATGTAGTTACGGGGTTTATTGCGGCTGATTTACATGGTGAAACAGTGACCTTAGGGCGAAATGGCAGTGATTACAGTGCCACTTTATTAGCGCGGTATTGCAATGCTAAAAAAGTCTCTATTTGGACTGACACTCAAGGTGTTTTTAGTACTGATCCGCGTAAGGTTGCTAATGCGGTTAAGTATGCGCGAGTGTGCCGTGATCAAGCTAATTTATTAGCGAGGTTAGGTAATCCAGTATTACACGCTAAAACATTATCGCCATTAAAAGATACCGATATAGAATTAGTTGTTCGCAGTAGTTACGATCCTCAAGGCAGTCATACCGAAATAGTTAAACTAGGAATGAGTAAACAAAAACGCTTTTTAACCACAGTAAATAATGTGGATTTACTCATTGTTGATGATCTGAGTGAAGGCGAAGTAGCACATGTTAGCCAACTTATTCAGCATAGTTTGCATCACTTTGAACACGAAGGCGAAATCTACTTACTAGTCCCTGCGTCAGCGACACATCAGGTGGCTAATTATTTTGCTGGCCGCGCCAATATTAGTGAGTCAAACTTAAATGGGGTGGCGATTATTGCACCTGATCAAGAGGTAGCGCCGCTTGGTAAGCAAAGTGAAGCCTTATTACAAACACAATCTATCCAGCCTCGGTTTACCCATTACGGTGAGGGATATACGTTACTATTAACCGATCAAGTACTTGAAAGTGATGTGCTGAGCCTGTTACATGACAAGCTCATTAATAAAGCACAAGAAATAGCTTTAATTATTGCAGGACTTGGTAATGTAGGTGCTGAGTTTATGCGCCAATTACCTGCTCAACTAGCACGCTTATCAACTGATTTTAACGTCAAGTTAGTAGCGCTTTTACGCTCAGAGCAGATGCTGGTGAATGCTAATGGATTAGACTGTGAAAGCTGGCAACTTCAATGGGAAAACCATGCAAGCTCCTATAGACAAGCCGATTTATTGTCATACATAGATACTCTTGAGTATGAACATAAAATAGTGATCGACATTACCGCCAGTGAACATTTTAGTCAGCTTTATAGTAAGTTAGCTGAATTAAACTGCCATCTAATTAGTGCTAATAAATACGCGGGAACCGCGTCGCTTTCGTGGTATCAAACACTACGTGAAAGCCTTGCTCAACGTGGCTTACATTGGCGTTATAATGCAAGTGTAGGGGCCGGACTACCGATTAATTTTGCCTTGGCTGATTTACAAAATAGTGGCGATAAAATAACGCGAATAGAAGGCGTGTTTTCAGGCACGCTGTCATGGTTATGCAGTATGTATGATGGCAGTAAAGCGTTTTCAGATTTAGTTCTAGAAGCGCAAGCTTTGGGGTTCACAGAGCCGGATCCTCGAGAAGACTTATCTGGACGAGATATGCAACGTAAGTTGCTTATTTTAGCGCGTGAATTAGGTATTGAATTGGAACTTGATGACATTTCTTTATCCGCTTTGATGCCCGATGAGTTAAGTGCAGGCAGCTGGAATGACTTTATTGATAATAAGGCTCGTTTAGATGCATTTATTGAGCAGCATGCGCAAGCGGCTCAGCAACAAAATGCTGCACTGTGCTACACTGGGTTATTAGAGTTTGAAAACAACACGCTAAACGCTAAGGTAGGGATTACCTATGTACCAAAAAGCGAAGCGGTTGCGAATTTGACCCCTGGCGATAATATTTTTGTGATTAATACCCAGTGGTATAACCAAAACGCATTAGTGATACAAGGCCCCGGTGCGGGTAAAGAAGTGACTGCTGCTGGCGTTCACTCTGACTTATACTGGTTGGTACAAAATATTAGTTAG
- a CDS encoding penicillin-binding protein 1A encodes MILLKRTLQFLIICALLALITLLSLYYYVKSDIPSVQVLKNVQLQTPMQVFTKDGLLINQFGEKRRIPVTIDQIPQPLLQAFLATEDNRFYDHIGIDPIGIVRSALVLISTGEKKQGASTITMQLARNFFLTREKAYIRKVKEIFIAIHIENLLSKDEIFELYLNKIELGNRAFGIGAAAQVYYGKELKELTLAQMAMIAGLPKAPSALNPIRNPERAKARRNVVLGRMLEEKYISRAQYNEATNQPITAYFHGAEIDLYAPYISEMVRAEMVSRYGIDKAYNSGFKVYTSVESDVQKAAQTALVNNLHAYDMRHGFRGPEAILWDPQTEPPLTQSKLLNTLKAVNEFGPLKTAAVLSVSDKSAEVILKSGERTTLTWDNLKWARKFITRYRQSFAPETASDILTPGMQIWLRKNDDNSYILSQIPEAASAIVSLDPQDGRIKAIVGGYSFEQSQYNRAVQAKRQVGSNIKPFIYSAALEKGYTLASILNDAPINQWDKSQGVAWRPKNSPAIYNGPIRIRRALAQSKNVISVRLLRGVGLQRTADHLLKFGFDDKDINRSESLALGSASITPLELARGMSAFANGGHLIEPYFISQIQDAMGNTLFKTNPTIICDDETTTPSSLMLGEQVAPNCAPQIISKQNAFLIASAMNSAIWGGGSWSHKTGWSGTGWRAQALKRRDLSGKTGTTNDSVDTWFSGFNRDVMTSVWVGFDNPGNTLGRSTYNNNLGSGQISGAESGAKTAQPAWVDFMRAALDGKPAAPIEPPEGLVSIRIDLETGLLSHKNDYTSRFEYFEKGTAPTKYVLSQPNDIFEENTKTEEELF; translated from the coding sequence GTGATTTTATTAAAAAGAACTTTACAATTTTTGATCATTTGTGCATTACTTGCACTAATTACATTGCTCAGCCTTTATTACTACGTTAAATCCGATATTCCCAGCGTGCAAGTTTTAAAAAACGTGCAATTACAAACGCCTATGCAAGTATTTACTAAAGATGGGCTTTTAATCAACCAATTTGGTGAAAAAAGACGGATCCCTGTAACTATAGACCAAATTCCCCAGCCTTTATTGCAGGCTTTTTTGGCAACTGAAGATAACCGCTTTTACGATCATATCGGTATTGATCCAATTGGTATTGTGCGCTCAGCGCTGGTACTTATTTCTACTGGTGAGAAAAAGCAAGGTGCCAGTACTATTACCATGCAATTAGCTCGTAACTTCTTTTTAACACGAGAAAAAGCCTACATTCGTAAAGTAAAAGAAATATTTATTGCCATTCATATCGAAAACCTCCTCTCAAAAGATGAAATATTTGAGCTTTACCTAAATAAAATAGAATTAGGAAATCGTGCCTTTGGTATTGGTGCTGCGGCTCAAGTTTATTATGGTAAAGAACTAAAAGAGTTAACTCTTGCGCAAATGGCAATGATTGCTGGTTTACCAAAAGCTCCTTCGGCACTTAATCCTATTCGTAATCCAGAACGTGCTAAAGCAAGAAGAAATGTGGTGTTAGGAAGAATGCTTGAAGAGAAGTATATTTCAAGAGCGCAGTATAATGAAGCCACTAACCAACCAATTACCGCATATTTTCATGGAGCTGAAATTGACTTATATGCGCCGTACATTTCAGAAATGGTACGAGCAGAAATGGTGTCACGCTACGGTATAGATAAAGCCTATAACTCAGGGTTTAAAGTGTACACTTCTGTTGAATCAGATGTTCAAAAAGCAGCACAAACAGCTCTAGTTAATAACCTGCATGCCTACGATATGCGCCATGGTTTTAGAGGCCCTGAAGCCATATTGTGGGATCCGCAAACAGAGCCGCCATTAACGCAGTCGAAATTATTAAATACTTTAAAAGCTGTTAATGAATTTGGCCCTTTAAAAACGGCTGCGGTGTTAAGCGTGAGCGATAAAAGCGCTGAAGTTATACTTAAAAGCGGCGAGCGCACAACCCTTACTTGGGATAACCTAAAATGGGCACGTAAGTTTATTACACGCTATCGCCAAAGCTTTGCGCCTGAAACAGCAAGCGATATACTAACGCCAGGCATGCAAATATGGCTGCGCAAAAATGACGATAATAGCTATATTTTAAGTCAAATACCTGAAGCGGCGAGCGCCATTGTTTCTTTAGACCCACAAGACGGGCGCATAAAAGCCATTGTTGGTGGATATAGTTTTGAACAAAGCCAATATAACCGAGCTGTACAAGCTAAACGCCAAGTAGGCTCAAATATTAAGCCGTTTATATATTCAGCTGCGCTTGAAAAAGGCTACACACTAGCGTCAATTTTAAATGATGCTCCTATAAATCAATGGGATAAGAGCCAAGGCGTTGCATGGCGACCAAAAAACAGCCCAGCTATTTATAATGGCCCAATTCGCATTCGTCGTGCTTTAGCCCAATCTAAGAATGTAATTTCCGTACGTTTATTAAGGGGCGTTGGACTGCAAAGAACAGCCGATCATTTATTAAAATTTGGTTTTGACGATAAAGATATAAATCGTAGTGAGTCACTGGCATTAGGCAGTGCATCCATTACGCCGCTTGAATTAGCTCGTGGGATGAGTGCTTTTGCTAATGGCGGTCACCTAATTGAGCCGTACTTTATTTCACAAATCCAAGATGCAATGGGTAATACGTTATTTAAAACCAATCCCACCATTATTTGTGATGATGAAACGACAACACCTAGCTCGCTAATGCTAGGTGAGCAAGTAGCACCAAATTGTGCGCCGCAGATCATCTCTAAACAAAATGCATTTTTAATTGCCAGCGCAATGAATAGTGCTATTTGGGGTGGCGGTAGCTGGTCACATAAAACCGGTTGGAGTGGAACAGGCTGGCGTGCACAAGCGCTAAAACGTCGCGATCTTTCTGGTAAAACAGGCACGACTAATGATTCTGTAGATACTTGGTTTAGTGGCTTTAACCGCGATGTGATGACATCAGTTTGGGTTGGCTTTGATAACCCAGGTAATACACTGGGACGCTCAACCTACAATAACAACTTAGGAAGTGGTCAAATATCAGGTGCTGAGTCAGGCGCAAAAACAGCTCAGCCTGCATGGGTTGATTTTATGCGCGCCGCACTGGATGGTAAACCTGCTGCGCCCATCGAACCACCTGAAGGCTTAGTTTCTATTCGTATTGATTTAGAAACCGGATTATTAAGTCATAAAAACGATTACACCAGCCGTTTTGAATACTTTGAAAAAGGCACCGCTCCTACCAAATATGTGTTATCACAACCAAATGATATATTTGAAGAAAACACTAAAACTGAAGAAGAGCTATTTTAA
- a CDS encoding pilus assembly protein PilM encodes MLSQLIKKPSPMMVGIDIGSHSIKAVLLSETETGLRLEALAIEPMPKGAMSERNIQDIEAIGNVIIKLKRKLPKSLKFASVAVSGQTVITKVIFMDVSLSDAELESQIEIEADSLIPYPLDEVSLDFEKLSTNSADPSKINVLLSAARTESVEARVGALSAANLTAKVVDVESYALSRAMDVYYQQLPSDAYDKTVAVVDIGAVLTLVSVVQSGETIYTRDQVFGGDQYTNSIVAYYNKGFDEAEIGKTTGDLPPNYTFEVLAPFQTSLLQQVRRAVQMFLTTTGKEQLDYIVLTGGSAMIKGIDRLLIEELGIHTVVVEPFDKMEISPRVDRNIIQRHRTQFAIATGLALRSFSSCHI; translated from the coding sequence ATGCTAAGTCAACTAATAAAAAAACCATCACCAATGATGGTAGGTATTGATATTGGATCGCACTCTATCAAGGCCGTACTTTTAAGTGAAACAGAAACTGGGCTTCGACTAGAAGCACTTGCAATTGAACCTATGCCAAAAGGCGCTATGAGCGAGCGTAATATTCAAGATATTGAAGCAATTGGTAATGTGATAATCAAGTTAAAACGAAAGCTACCAAAGTCGCTAAAATTCGCGTCTGTTGCCGTCTCTGGGCAAACCGTGATTACTAAAGTTATTTTCATGGATGTTTCCTTAAGCGACGCTGAATTAGAGTCGCAGATTGAAATTGAAGCCGACAGCTTAATTCCTTACCCACTAGATGAAGTGAGTCTTGATTTTGAAAAGCTCTCTACAAATAGTGCTGACCCGAGCAAAATAAATGTACTGCTCTCTGCCGCTAGAACCGAAAGCGTTGAAGCCAGAGTCGGTGCGTTAAGTGCTGCGAATTTAACCGCAAAAGTAGTGGACGTTGAAAGCTATGCGCTAAGTCGCGCTATGGATGTTTACTACCAACAGTTACCATCAGATGCATATGACAAAACGGTTGCAGTGGTTGATATTGGTGCTGTACTCACCTTGGTGAGTGTAGTGCAATCTGGTGAGACAATTTATACCCGTGACCAAGTATTTGGTGGCGACCAATACACAAATAGTATCGTTGCTTACTACAACAAAGGCTTTGATGAAGCTGAAATTGGCAAAACAACCGGTGATTTACCTCCAAACTATACATTTGAAGTGTTAGCACCTTTTCAAACATCGTTACTCCAGCAGGTTCGTCGTGCTGTTCAAATGTTTTTAACCACCACAGGTAAAGAACAATTGGACTATATTGTATTGACGGGCGGCTCAGCGATGATTAAAGGCATTGATAGATTGCTGATTGAAGAATTAGGAATACACACAGTTGTTGTTGAACCATTTGATAAGATGGAAATATCCCCTAGAGTTGATCGTAATATAATACAGCGCCACCGCACTCAATTTGCAATTGCGACTGGCCTGGCGTTGAGGAGCTTTTCATCATGCCACATATAA